From the Anopheles coustani chromosome X, idAnoCousDA_361_x.2, whole genome shotgun sequence genome, one window contains:
- the LOC131268869 gene encoding pyrokinin-1 receptor-like: MHTATNYYLFSLAVSDLLLLVTGVPQEIYCFWYRYPYPFSVRVCIMTNFFAETGANATVLTITAFTVERYIAICKPFLSHTLSRLSRAVRFVLAIWLIALSLAIPQALSVHIEQEYKTCTVRHEQGKSLFFISTVVVFMLPMSIITVLYLLIWLQLRRSKLVRSSSQWGSSVRLRHSVRKRRSQRTIVTLHGERTESPGHCSESALTNSMADPKPTEAIQPTPLSPGGTSEASTPERRGLLGGQKRYFRRAQTRRAHGSFSGGAPADVTIPKAHAPIEAQPSGESDDGRINYSNRTAYNSTRHVVKMLVAVVIAFFLCWAPFHAQRLMAVYANEHNQDATVRRAFDLLTYTSGILYFVSTCINPVLYNIMSHKFRAAFQVRDEGKPVHQCEMLANYYNLPPSHPLRTDLFFRNVSLHSGANNSCSTQRLVASVSVVGVRGRPSLSSSECPRAGQFSGRSSRGEETATVVSPDPEPGRLRSSEFEPGVDRPQSGIEPGNEPTEGMPVRPTDLCLTGRNERPERHCRFGPATYICRYDFHSLQVHHTVPGRPPPPPAPESELSRTKPSTLEASEDNDGAP, translated from the exons ATGCACACCGCCACCAACTACTACCTGTTCAGCCTGGCCGTCTCggacctgctgctgctggtgacaG GTGTTCCACAAGAGATCTATTGCTTCTGGTACCGGTACCCGTACCCGTTCAGCGTGCGCGTCTGCATCATGACGAACTTTTTCGCCGAAACGGGCGCCAATGCGACCGTGCTGACAATAACGGCGTTCACCGTGGAGAG ATACATTGCGATTTGCAAGCCGTTTCTTTCGCACACCCTATCGAGGCTGTCACGGGCGGTCCGGTTTGTGCTGGCCATCTGGCTGATTGCGCTGAGCTTGGCAATTCCGCAG GCACTGTCGGTGCACATCGAGCAGGAGTACAAAACGTGCACCGTCCGTCACGAGCAGGGCAAGTCGCTGTTCTTCATCTCGACCGTGGTCGTCTTCATGCTTCCGATGAGCATCATCACCGTGCTGTACCTGCTCATCTGGCTGCAGCTGCGCCGCTCGAAGCTGGTCCGCAGCAGTTCCCAGTGGGGCTCCAGCGTGCGCTTGAGG CATAGCGTGCGGAAGCGACGCTCGCAACGGACAATCGTTACGCTGCACGGCGAGCGGACGGAATCGCCGGGTCATTGCAGCGAGAGCGCTCTGACGAACTCGATGGCAGATCCGAAGCCCACGGAAGCCATCCAGCCGACTCCCTTATCGCCCGGTGGAACCTCGGAGGCCTCCACACCTGAGCGTCGGGGTCTCCTAGGCGGACAGAAGCGATACTTCCGGAGGGCACAGACACGGCGTGCCCATGGGTCCTTCAGTGGTGGAGCCCCCGCTGACGTCACCATCCCCAAGGCTCACGCTCCCATCGAGGCGCAACCCTCGGGCGAGTCCGACGACGGTCGAATCAACTACTCCAACCGCACGGCGTACAACAGCACGCGCCATGTGGTAAAAATGTTAG TGGCCGTCGTGATTGCATTCTTTCTCTGCTGGGCCCCGTTCCACGCCCAGCGCCTGATGGCGGTGTACGCCAACGAGCACAACCAGGACGCCACCGTGCGCCGGGCCTTCGACCTGCTAACGTACACGTCCGGCATACTGTACTTCGTCTCGACCTGCATCAACCCGGTGCTGTACAACATCATGAGCCACAAGTTTCGTGCGGCGTTCCAGGTAAGGGACGAGGGGAAGCCGGTGCACCAGTGT GAAATGCTGGCCAATTACTACAACCTCCCACCGAGCCACCCACTAAGAACGGATCTGTTTTTTAGGAATGTTTCGCTGCATTCGGGTGCAAATAATTCCTGCTCGACGCAGCGCCTCGTTGCCAGCGTGAGCGTTGTCGGTGTGCGTGGCCGGccctcgttgtcgtcgtcggagTGTCCCCGGGCCGGGCAGTTTTCGGGGCGCTCGAGCCGGGGGGAGGAAACCGCAACGGTGGTGTCACCGGACCCGGAACCCGGTAGGCTCCGATCGTCCGAGTTCGAGCCGGGTGTCGACCGACCGCAATCCGGCATCGAACCCGGTAACGAGCCGACCGAAGGCATGCCAGTCCGGCCGACGGATTTATGCTTGACCGGGCGGAACGAACGCCCGGAGCGGCACTGTCGGTTCGGGCCGGCCACCTACATCTGCCGGTACGACTTCCACTCGCTCCAGGTGCACCACACCGTCCCGGGCCGGCCTCCACCTCCGCCAGCGCCAGAGTCGGAGCTTTCCCGCACCAAGCCGTCCACGCTCGAAGCATCTGAAGACAATGATGGCGCTCCATAA